From the Chiroxiphia lanceolata isolate bChiLan1 chromosome 13, bChiLan1.pri, whole genome shotgun sequence genome, one window contains:
- the PLEKHF1 gene encoding pleckstrin homology domain-containing family F member 1, which translates to MVDHLANTEINSQRIAAVENCFGASGQPLALPGRVLLGEGILTKECRKKPKPRIFFLFNDILVYGSIVINKRKYNSQHIIPLEDVTLETLPDTLQMKNRWMIKTSKKSFVVSAASLTERKEWISHLEECIRHLLTKTGRQPSTEHAAPWIPDKATDICMRCTQTKFSTLTRRHHCRKCGFVVCADCSRQRFLMPRLSPKPLRVCNLCYRQLLAEKKKEAEADLRQTEPICSAVQGYEPSSGDDSDKSDDDKADRWPADTEFYTSPVSWSSFHS; encoded by the coding sequence ATGGTGGACCATCTTGCAAACACCGAGATCAACAGCCAGCGCATTGCTGCTGTGGAAAACTGCTTTGGGGCTTCCGGGCAGCCCTTAGCCTTGCCTGGAAGGGTCCTTCTGGGAGAAGGGATTTTAACCAAAGAATGCCGCAAGAAACCAAAGCCTCGCATATTCTTCCTTTTCAACGACATCCTCGTCTATGGCAGCATAGTCATCAACAAAAGGAAGTACAATTCCCAGCACATCATTCCCCTTGAAGATGTCACTTTGGAGACGCTGCCAGACACTTTGCAGATGAAGAACCGCTGGATGATCAAAACCTCCAAGAAGTCCTTCGTGGTTTCCGCGGCCTCCCTCACGGAGCGGAAGGAGTGGATCAGCCATCTGGAGGAGTGCATCAGGCACCTGCTGACGAAGACGGGCCGGCAGCCCTCCACGGAGCACGCGGCTCCCTGGATCCCAGACAAGGCGACGGACATCTGCATGCGCTGCACGCAGACCAAGTTCTCCACGCTCACCCGAAGGCACCACTGCCGCAAGTGCGGCTTCGTCGTCTGCGCAGACTGCTCCAGGCAGAGGTTCCTGATGCCCCGGCTGTCCCCCAAGCCCCTGAGGGTCTGCAACCTGTGCTACAGGCAGCTGCTGGcggagaagaagaaggaggcagaggcagaTCTGAGGCAGACAGAGCCGATCTGCTCTGCCGTCCAGGGCTACGAGCCCTCCAGCGGCGATGACAGCGACAAGTCTGATGACGACAAAGCTGACCGGTGGCCAGCAGACACGGAGTTTTATACCTCACCAGTATCCTGGTCATCGTTCCATAGCTGA